The nucleotide sequence TATTCTGGTATTTATTGTCTGGTGTCAAATTCAAGGTTTTCTTAAGCGCCCGAATCCTCATTTTATAACATGGGCTGGTTCCAATGAAGACGTCAAAAACGCAATTTGCTGTTTTGTGCGCGATGCTTTACTCATTAGTTCTCTCTCAGACGTTGTCTGCTGAAGAAAGTTACGAACGTTTTACCGTGCGTAACTGGACCTATCGCGATGGAACTGAGGCGACCGGGAAGCTGATTACCATCACCGGCCCCACAGCGACACTTAAACTGGAGGGAGAGGGGACGGTGCGTGTTCCCCTGGAAAAATTAAGTGTGAAAGATCTGAACTGGATCTACGAATATCACAAGCGGAAAAAACTGTTAAGCTTGCTGCCACCCGAATATCGAAAACCCCAGAAAGAAGCAGTGACGTCGACCAGTCCGGATCCGTCCCCACCTGTGGAATCGACGCCTTCTCAACCTGCCTCAGAGCCGTCTCCTGCGAAACCGGCTGCAGAATCGATGCCTGCTGAAACTGCGCAGCCTGCTGCTGAGAAAGATTCATTCAAACCATTTACCGTCCGAGAATTCACATTGAAAGATGGGACGCGACATAAAGCCAAACTGCTGTCTGTGAGTTCGCAAGAGAAAGTCACGCTGCTAAAAGACGCAGGTGGTTCGATCCAGGTGCCCCTGGATGAGCTCAGTGAAAAAGACATCGAGTGGATCATTGGTTATCATCAGCACAATAATCTGGTGGCACTTCTTCCAGAAGCCCTGAAGGCCAGGGCAACTGATCCGGGATCGATGGTCGGTCCTGCTGCTGCGCCCGCGAAAGTCGAGGCAGGTGCAGAAATGAGTGAAGCAGCGAAAGCAGACGAAGATCCGGATGTGGAAAAAGCAAATACGGAAATCGATCCCAAACTGGTTGCAGTCATGAATGATTATCGTGTCTGGACTGATAAGCAGGGGAAGAAATCGGAAGCGAAATTTACGCGTATCAATGGCCGCGAAGTGATGTTTTTAGGCAATCCGGTTGGTTTTATCAACGTACATATCGGAACGCTCATCCCCGAAGATTTGCAACTGTTGCGGGATGCTTTGAAAATGCATGGCCGGTTGGATGAAATTCCTCTGGCCTATCGTGAAGATCCCGATCGCAATCTGTCACCGACTCGACTGAAACAGTTCATGCGACTCAATTTTCAACGTAAATGGACCGATTTGTCGGGCAATTCGGTTGCCGCCTCTTATGTCAAAATGGAGGACGGCAATGTCACCCTGTTAATTACACAAACAGGAATGGAGCAGGAGTTCCCCTATCAGAACTTCAGTGCTGAAGACCAGGTTTACGTGCAGGAGCGCCTGAAAAAAGAAGTTCCAGGGAACTTTTTCCCGGAAACAACCGAGGTGACGCTCACGCCGGAAGAGCGGGAAAAAGAGTTTCATGTATTCACCGATTTAAATAAGCGAAAGCTGAAAGGAAAATTTGTCCGTCTGGCTTATGGCGAATCAGTGGCTGTTCTGAATACCGGCAAGAAAGAAGAACTGTTCATTACAGAATTCTTCAGCGACTCTGATCTAAGTCTGATCAAGCCGCGTAAGCAGAAACAGACCGATCAACTGGCCATGAATGAGGGGGGCAATCCAGGAGTTCCCGGCGGGATTCCTGGCCGCATGGGAATACCCGGAGGAATTCCGGGACGGATGGGGATGCCGGGGGGGAACCCGGGCATGGGGGGCAGAAATATGACTGGTGGTCCCCAGAGTTCCGCCCTGCAGGAGGCCCAGCAGAAAGTACGTGAAATGCAGCAGAGAGACAGGAACCAGATGGCAGCAAATTCTGGTATGAATGCACGGAATTCACCAGATGATTCGTTCCCTGATTTTAATCCCAATCCTGCTCCAGCAGTTCCTGACTTCCAATTATCAAAGTATGAACATCAATGCCCGATCTGCAATGAATCTCATACTTCGAGTTCCATCCTGTTTACAAGCTGTCCGCACTGTGGTGTCAAAGCAGGCGACAAAGTTTACCAATGCATGGATTGCGACCGCAAATTTACAGCGGAGGGGCAGGGTGCAAGAGCTCCCTGTCCTCACTGCAATTCAGGGATTTCGAATATCAATGGTTTTCGCCTGGGAAAAAGTATACGCGGAATCGTGACTCTGGTGCTGGTCGTCTGTGGCTTTATTGCCGGCGGACTAAAGCTGAGAGGTTGAAAAAAAGCGAGCCTCGCCTGGTAGGAGAGACTCGCGTTTTTGTTTCACGCGGTTAAAATTCTGTGAAGACTCAGGGGCGTTCATTCAAAACAGGCAGCTGTTTCGAGGTCTGCATCTGTTGTGCTTCTTCAGGGGCCACATAATCACTGTGGCAGGATGCTTTATCCTGTTCGCCCACCATTTCTTTTTTGACTTTTGAAGCCAGCTTGTGAATTTCATCCGGGCTGAGCACGCCGCGCTTCTCCAGAATTTCCTGTTGCTCGGCTGTTAATGGCAGAGACTTTTTCGCTTTATCCCAGGCATAATCTTCCGATTTACCTGACATGAATTCCTGGATCTCCTTGGAGATACGCACGCTGCACCAGTCGTGACCGCACATGGCACAGAAATCGGTATCCACATCCAGGTCTTCGTCGTGTAACGCACGTGCGGTATCGGGGTCGAAGCTCAGTTCAAAGTGCTTTTCCCAGTTGAGGGCGGCCCGGGCTTCGGTAAGATCATCGTCCCGGTCGCGGGTTCCGGGAATTCCCAGCGCCACATCTGCTGCATGAGCGGCAATCTTGTAAGCGATACACCCCTGTTTGACGTCGTCTTTTTTAGGCAGCCCCAGATGTTCTTTCGGAGTCACGTAGCAGAGCATGCTGGCACCGTGATAGCCTGCGGCGGTGGCACCGATACAGCTGGTGATATGGTCGTAACCAGGGAAGATGTCGGTGACCAGGGGGCCCAGTACATAGAATGGTGCCCCATGACAGAGTGTCCGCTGGAGTTTCATGTTGAACTCGATCTGGTCGAAGGAGATATGTCCTGGTCCTTCGATCATGACCTGCACCCCTTTTTTCCAAGCACGTTCTGTCAATTCACCCAGCACGCACAGTTCTGCCAGCTGGGCACGGTCTGAGCCATCTGCCAGTCCGCCAGGACGCAAGCCGTCACCGATGGAAAAGCTGACGTCGTATTCCCGCATGATTTCGCAGATTTCATCCCAGAGTTCGTACATGGGGTTCTGCTGTTTATTGTGGAGCATCCATTTTGCCAGCAGAGAACCGCCGCGGCTGACGATGCCGATCAGACGCTGGGCGACGAGCGAAAGGTGTTCCTGAAGTACGCCAGCGTGAATCGTGAAATAGTCGACACCCTGTTTGGCCTGATGTTCGAGCATCTGCAGAATGCTGGCATGATCCAGATCTTCCAGGCGACGGGCAATGATCATGGAATAAATGGGAACCGTACCAATGGGAACCGAGCTGTTCTGAATGATCGCCTGCCGACAGCCGTCAATATCGCCACCGGTGGAGAGGTCCATTACTGTGTCGGCACCCCATTGCTCGGCCCATTTGAGTTTTTCAATTTCTTCATCCGTCCCGGAAGAAACGGGCGAGGCGCCCATGTTGGCGTTGACCTTGGTCTTGGAAGCACGACCAATGGCCATCGGGTCGAGTTGATATCCCAGGTGCACTTTGTTGGCAGGAATAATCATGCGGCCGGCTGCGACTTCATCGCGGATCTGTTCGGCAAGCAGATGTGGTTCCCGTTCGGCGATCCGTTCCATTTCCGGCGTGATGGTTCCACAACGGGCGAATTCCAGTTGGGTGACCGGCAGGAAGTCAGCCGGGGGGGTCCAGGCGTCGGCGGTTTCATAGTTTTCTTCACAGCCTGGTTTCAGTTCCCAGCCTGCTGGCATGAAGTCCCAGGCGGTTTTTTCTGAAGGAGCGGGCATGCCCGGCGTATCGGGAGACGAGAACGTCAACGCTCCTTTTGCTCCGGGAGCGATCTGTGGCGGATTTGCGAAGCTCCCCGGATTGGTCTGGTTCGGACGTGTCGAGGGGTTTCCACCAATGGGTGGCAGTGAGTACAGCAAGTCGTTCGCAGAGGAGGAGTTAGTCATGTGTAGAAGCATCCTTGTAAAGTGTGATGCGGTGAATCGAGTCGATTAGTCGCCGTGTTGGGTTTTTAAGAATCCGGTTCCGGGAAGTCTCTCAGAGACAGTAACAGGGCCTGGAAGAGAATTCTTGCCTATATAGTAGTGACCTGACTGCTTTTTTCAAACTCAATAGATGCTTACTCTCTGTGGTTTCCCATTGAATGTCGCATTAGTTATGATCTGCACATCATCAAAAAAGTCGATGCGGGCTACCTCTTTGACACAAAAGAGGAATTGAAAAAATTCGGAATTGATCAGGTTAAGGGAATCCATGCAGTACGATGTTTATGGCGTTGGCAACGCATTAGTTGATATTCAGGCACGCGTCTCCGACGCCACACTTCAGAAACTCGGTTTTGCCAAGGGAATCATGACCCTGGTGGATGAAGAAATCCAACAGAAGGTCCTGGGAGAACTGGATGGCGCCCCCATTTCGCAGTGTGCCGGCGGTTCGGCTGCCAACACGATTCTGGGAATCGCCGATTTCGGAGGCAAAGCAGCCTACGCCGGTAAAGTGGGCAGTGACATGCTGGGGGAATTTGACCTGGCTGATATGCGTAAGCTGGGCGTGACGATTGAGGTTCCACCGGCGGCCGAGGGGCAGACCGGAACGTGTGTGGTGCTCATTACGGATGACGCACAACGGACGATGCTTACGAATCTGGGTGTCTCAGCCACGTTGAGTGTGGATGACATTAACGAAGAACATATCAAACAGTCAAAATATGTGTATGTTGAAGGCTACCTGTTTACCGGAGAAACACAGAAACGTGCAGCCTACCGCGCCATCGAGCTGGCAAAAAAACATGGTGTCAAAGTCGCTTTTACGGTCTCCGATCCCTTTCTGATCAATCTGTTCCGGGATGAATTCCAGGAATTAATCGAAGGCCCCGTGGATCTGTTGTTCTGCAATCTGGAAGAAGCCCGCAGCCTGACGGGTAAACATGATGCCGTCGATTGTGCCCATGTGATTCACAATCATGTCCCCAACCTGGCATTGACGCTGGGCGGTGATGGTTCGATTCTGATGCATGAAGGTCGCGTGATTCCCATTGAAGGCGTTGATGTGGAAGCCATAGATACAACCGGTGCCGGCGATATGTACGCTGCCGGGATTCTGTATGGAATCACCAACGGGTTGACCTGGCACCAGGCGGGGCACCTGGCTTCGCATGCCGCTGCCCGTATTGTCTCGCAGCTGGGCGCCCGCTTGAAAAAGCCGTTTACTCAGGATGAAATTCAGGAACTGTTGAACTGAAATGAAGCACAGCAATTACCCCCTCTTCGTACGACGCGACCTGGACGGTTTTTTCGCTTTAATGATCGATAACCTGGTCCAGCTTCTGCTTATCGTCGCGTTGTGCGGCCTGTGTGGGATCTCTGCTGATTCAGAATTGTTGCTGCAGTATATTTTGCCTGGCGCGGCGCTGAGTATTCTGTTTGGGAATATCTTCTACGCCTGGCAGGCGCATCAGCTGGCGAAGCGGGAAAATCGGAGTGATGTCTGCGCCTTGCCTTACGGTATCAATACGCCTTCCCTGCTGGTGTATATATTTTTTGTGATGGTACCCGTCTATCAGCGGACCCAAAGCGCGGAAGCCGCCTGGCAGATGGGGCTGCTGGCCTGCTTCGGCAGTGGTGTCATTGAGTTCGCCGGGGCGTTTATTGCCGACCGCGTTCGCCAAGTCACACCACGTGCCGCTCTGCTCTCAACACTGGCCGGGATCGCCATTGGTTTTATTTCAATGACGTTTGTCCTGAAGATTTATCAACGGCCGATGATTGCCATGCTGCCCGCTGCGGTTGTGCTGCTGACGCTGTTTTCGCATAAGAAATTACCCGTGCCGATTCCCGGTGGACTACTGGCGATTATCGTCGGGACGATTTGTGCCTGGGTGTTACCGGAAGTGATTCCTCAAATGCTGCAGGGATCACCGATGAGTGCAGAGTCAATCAAAACTGCCTGGGAACAATCGGGCTGGTATCGTCCCCACTTTGCTGGGGGAGCCTTATGGGAGCTGTTGAAAGAGCCGGGCGAATGGGCCGGGTATATGTCGGTAATCTTTCCGATGGGACTGTTCAATGTGATCGGCAGCATGCAGAACATCGAATCGGCTGAAGCCGCCGGTGACAGCTACCCTGCCAGGCCGGCGATGATGGCCAATGGCGTGGGAACGATCATGGCTTCATTACTGGGCAGTTGTTTTCCCACAACCATATATATTGGACATCCGGGCTGGAAAGAAATGGGATCACGGGCCGGCTATTCCACACTGAACGGGATCTTCTTTCTGCTGATCTGTCTGACGGGAACGACGGGGGTCATCAGCAGGATCATTCCTCTGGAAGCCGGTGTGGCGATTGTGCTCTGGATTGGTATGGTGATTACGGCGCAGGCGTTTACCGCCTCTCCCGGCAGGCACGCACCGGCTGTGGCGCTGGGATTATTCCCGGCGATCGCTGCCTGGGGCGCGACGATCATGCAAGGCACGTTCCTGGTTGGTGGGGGCAAAACACTTCAGGATGTTTTATCGACCAGTCTGTTTACTGAAGTGAACGGCTTTCTGGTACATGGGCTGGTCGTGATGGAGCGCGGCTTTATTTTTACCTGCATGATTCTGGCTGCCATCTGCGCCTGCCTGATCGACGGTAAATATCGTTCAGCGGCAATCTGGTCCGGAATCGCTGCCCTGTTCGCTTTTCTGGGCCTGACGAATGCGTATGAAGTCATTAATAATGACATTCATTTTCGCCTGGCGTTTCTTTCGGCCGAAAAAGTCGACGGATTGACATTTCATGCGACGGGCATTGCGATCGGCTATCTTTTGTTCGCCGCCACATTTCTGATTCTGGGTGGCTGCAAAGACGAACCTGCCATTCAGGAAACAGAAGAACCGAACCCCAAACCGGATCTCAGTCGCTGAGTTCACCCGTTACTGTTTTGTCGGCGCTTCATAAATCCGCACATTACGAAACTGGCTTTCTGCCCGGGCGATTACATCTTCATCTGCAATGAAGTGCAGGTAACGATATTTCCCGGTCAGGTACCGACCCACACGAATGCGGAATCGTTTCCAGCCTGTTCCCGTGTAGGTGTTGAACTGCTGCCCGATATGAGACCAGGCTTCATAGCCGTAAATCTGGAAGACCTGGTTCCCTTTGTTGTACTTCTTGTCTTTGTCAAAGCCGAAACCATGAATCTGGCCTTGATGTAAGGAGCGGAAGTCA is from Gimesia maris and encodes:
- the thiC gene encoding phosphomethylpyrimidine synthase ThiC, translating into MTNSSSANDLLYSLPPIGGNPSTRPNQTNPGSFANPPQIAPGAKGALTFSSPDTPGMPAPSEKTAWDFMPAGWELKPGCEENYETADAWTPPADFLPVTQLEFARCGTITPEMERIAEREPHLLAEQIRDEVAAGRMIIPANKVHLGYQLDPMAIGRASKTKVNANMGASPVSSGTDEEIEKLKWAEQWGADTVMDLSTGGDIDGCRQAIIQNSSVPIGTVPIYSMIIARRLEDLDHASILQMLEHQAKQGVDYFTIHAGVLQEHLSLVAQRLIGIVSRGGSLLAKWMLHNKQQNPMYELWDEICEIMREYDVSFSIGDGLRPGGLADGSDRAQLAELCVLGELTERAWKKGVQVMIEGPGHISFDQIEFNMKLQRTLCHGAPFYVLGPLVTDIFPGYDHITSCIGATAAGYHGASMLCYVTPKEHLGLPKKDDVKQGCIAYKIAAHAADVALGIPGTRDRDDDLTEARAALNWEKHFELSFDPDTARALHDEDLDVDTDFCAMCGHDWCSVRISKEIQEFMSGKSEDYAWDKAKKSLPLTAEQQEILEKRGVLSPDEIHKLASKVKKEMVGEQDKASCHSDYVAPEEAQQMQTSKQLPVLNERP
- a CDS encoding adenosine kinase; amino-acid sequence: MQYDVYGVGNALVDIQARVSDATLQKLGFAKGIMTLVDEEIQQKVLGELDGAPISQCAGGSAANTILGIADFGGKAAYAGKVGSDMLGEFDLADMRKLGVTIEVPPAAEGQTGTCVVLITDDAQRTMLTNLGVSATLSVDDINEEHIKQSKYVYVEGYLFTGETQKRAAYRAIELAKKHGVKVAFTVSDPFLINLFRDEFQELIEGPVDLLFCNLEEARSLTGKHDAVDCAHVIHNHVPNLALTLGGDGSILMHEGRVIPIEGVDVEAIDTTGAGDMYAAGILYGITNGLTWHQAGHLASHAAARIVSQLGARLKKPFTQDEIQELLN
- a CDS encoding NCS2 family permease, which encodes MKHSNYPLFVRRDLDGFFALMIDNLVQLLLIVALCGLCGISADSELLLQYILPGAALSILFGNIFYAWQAHQLAKRENRSDVCALPYGINTPSLLVYIFFVMVPVYQRTQSAEAAWQMGLLACFGSGVIEFAGAFIADRVRQVTPRAALLSTLAGIAIGFISMTFVLKIYQRPMIAMLPAAVVLLTLFSHKKLPVPIPGGLLAIIVGTICAWVLPEVIPQMLQGSPMSAESIKTAWEQSGWYRPHFAGGALWELLKEPGEWAGYMSVIFPMGLFNVIGSMQNIESAEAAGDSYPARPAMMANGVGTIMASLLGSCFPTTIYIGHPGWKEMGSRAGYSTLNGIFFLLICLTGTTGVISRIIPLEAGVAIVLWIGMVITAQAFTASPGRHAPAVALGLFPAIAAWGATIMQGTFLVGGGKTLQDVLSTSLFTEVNGFLVHGLVVMERGFIFTCMILAAICACLIDGKYRSAAIWSGIAALFAFLGLTNAYEVINNDIHFRLAFLSAEKVDGLTFHATGIAIGYLLFAATFLILGGCKDEPAIQETEEPNPKPDLSR